In Clostridium sp., one DNA window encodes the following:
- a CDS encoding nuclear transport factor 2 family protein yields MTNNKFQLPKPIETHFQATNTGDSVTFLSTFAEDAVVIDEGREYRGKTAIKEWSDRDYFGDHLMLEVTNAVQDAEEIVVTAKSDGDYDKTGLPDPLYLDFHFTVKGDKVTRLRIVLSSNGRSIPLPQPIAAFYHASDVYDDTLLAGCFAADVVLVDEAKEYHGPEAVSGHILEANKGAQVMTEITGCVEKNGETVVTATLSGSFEGSPIPLDFHFALESGKIKALNIVLAGE; encoded by the coding sequence ATGACAAACAATAAATTTCAATTACCAAAACCGATAGAGACACATTTTCAGGCGACAAACACGGGCGATTCTGTGACCTTCCTTTCAACCTTTGCCGAGGACGCTGTCGTCATAGATGAGGGGAGGGAATATCGAGGGAAAACCGCCATCAAAGAGTGGAGCGACCGCGATTATTTCGGCGACCATCTGATGCTGGAAGTCACGAATGCCGTTCAGGATGCAGAAGAGATCGTGGTCACTGCAAAATCAGACGGAGACTATGACAAGACCGGGCTGCCGGACCCGCTATATCTTGATTTTCACTTTACGGTGAAGGGGGATAAAGTCACGCGCCTGCGCATCGTTCTTTCCTCCAACGGCAGGTCAATCCCGTTGCCGCAACCGATTGCAGCCTTTTATCATGCCTCCGATGTTTATGACGACACACTGCTTGCAGGCTGCTTTGCAGCGGATGTCGTGTTGGTTGACGAGGCAAAGGAATATCATGGTCCCGAAGCCGTCAGTGGACATATTCTGGAGGCAAACAAGGGTGCTCAGGTCATGACTGAAATCACCGGCTGTGTGGAGAAAAACGGCGAAACGGTTGTCACCGCCACGCTTTCTGGCAGCTTCGAGGGCAGCCCAATTCCCCTGGATTTTCATTTTGCCCTCGAAAGCGGGAAAATCAAGGCGTTAAATATTGTATTGGCGGGTGAATAA
- a CDS encoding helix-turn-helix transcriptional regulator produces MQINRLFEIVYILLGKKITTAKELAERFEVSVRTIYRDIDTLSSAGIPIYASQGKGGGISLLDDYVLNKSVLSEIEQDEILFALQSLTITQNPETDRVLSKLSSLFNKSKTNWIEVDRSPWGSDKNKTCEFTILKNAILNHQIIEFNYFNASGEKSHRKVEPVKLLFKVHAWYLQGFCLSKNEYRTFKISRMSDVQITQEIFADRLLEELPEDQKEQRTQKWIDVQLQISPHGAYRVFDEFNEKEITKNQDGSFTIVTALPESKWLFNYILSFGADVEVLAPQNIREMIQNKLDEVIWKYKNKK; encoded by the coding sequence ATGCAAATTAATAGGCTGTTTGAAATTGTATATATCCTGCTTGGGAAAAAAATAACTACTGCCAAAGAACTGGCTGAACGCTTTGAGGTATCCGTAAGAACAATTTATCGAGATATTGATACGCTGTCTTCAGCGGGAATACCCATTTATGCAAGTCAGGGAAAAGGTGGAGGCATATCGTTGCTCGATGATTATGTCCTTAATAAATCTGTCCTTTCGGAAATTGAGCAGGATGAGATACTATTTGCATTGCAGAGTTTAACCATAACACAGAATCCGGAAACAGACAGGGTGCTCTCAAAATTAAGCAGTCTGTTTAATAAAAGCAAAACCAATTGGATTGAGGTAGATCGATCGCCCTGGGGTAGTGATAAAAATAAAACATGTGAATTTACGATCCTCAAAAATGCCATCCTTAATCACCAGATCATTGAATTTAACTATTTTAATGCATCCGGGGAAAAAAGTCACAGGAAGGTTGAACCTGTAAAACTCCTTTTTAAGGTTCATGCATGGTATCTGCAAGGCTTCTGCCTATCCAAAAATGAATATAGAACTTTCAAAATCTCACGTATGTCCGATGTCCAGATAACGCAAGAGATTTTTGCAGATCGATTACTGGAAGAGTTGCCAGAAGATCAAAAGGAACAGAGAACCCAAAAGTGGATCGATGTACAATTGCAGATTTCTCCCCATGGAGCCTACCGGGTATTTGATGAATTTAATGAAAAGGAGATCACTAAAAATCAAGACGGATCTTTTACGATTGTGACCGCTTTGCCGGAAAGTAAGTGGCTGTTTAACTATATCCTTTCTTTTGGAGCTGATGTTGAAGTTCTGGCTCCACAGAATATACGCGAAATGATTCAGAATAAACTGGACGAAGTCATTTGGAAATATAAAAATAAAAAATGA